A genomic segment from candidate division TA06 bacterium encodes:
- the dacB gene encoding D-alanyl-D-alanine carboxypeptidase/D-alanyl-D-alanine-endopeptidase codes for MTLRQNKIILSALAIILGGALLFCSGEAATAKKAKAAPKTKRRQSVSYMPKPTGDIQDDLDKLFDQKLPRLGRWGIAVMDLESGDIIYQHNSQSKFIPASNAKLFTTAAALEQLGPNYSYQTEIFTLGEIDSLGVLHGDLIIKGSGDPTISELALLEEWADSLKSQGITAVDGDIIGDEGNFVPEKIVSMVPRATNKMVKSKKRMAWQISGLSYRDNLVAVTISGGQLGKPLRVSTDPPMAIRIKNLSRTIKGSSSTVTRQVKDKKTGKMVAKSRRVYYTGKAYASFDGEALKITGKLAQGSSKRFLFVAKDPQGHFARVFAAVLQDKGITVSGQGLALTDKPLALKQQAELIYANYSPPLSEIIKIINKNSHNLYAEALLNTIGSEMGGEGSRQQGSLSERVITEQMGLGTIDLYDGCGLSRLNTVSPQQVVNLLKFMSNQPYWEDFYNSLAIGGIDGTLTSRLAGPKVSGRVYAKTGSIGGVSALSGYLTAKNGKMFAFSIMVNNIYRAKLARRIEDYICQMLVEYLG; via the coding sequence TTGACGCTTCGCCAAAATAAAATAATACTTTCGGCCTTGGCCATTATTTTGGGCGGGGCGTTGCTTTTTTGTTCCGGGGAGGCGGCCACCGCAAAAAAAGCAAAGGCCGCCCCAAAAACCAAACGGCGGCAGTCGGTGTCCTATATGCCCAAACCTACCGGGGACATCCAGGATGATCTGGATAAGTTATTTGACCAGAAGCTGCCCCGTCTGGGCCGGTGGGGCATAGCGGTGATGGACCTGGAAAGCGGGGACATCATTTACCAGCATAATTCCCAAAGCAAGTTCATTCCGGCCTCCAACGCAAAATTATTCACCACCGCTGCGGCCCTGGAACAGTTGGGCCCCAACTATTCCTACCAGACCGAGATATTTACACTGGGCGAAATAGATTCCCTTGGGGTATTGCACGGTGACCTGATCATCAAGGGATCGGGGGATCCCACCATCAGCGAACTGGCTTTGCTGGAGGAGTGGGCCGACAGCTTAAAGTCGCAGGGGATAACGGCAGTGGACGGGGATATAATCGGCGACGAGGGAAATTTCGTACCGGAGAAGATAGTTTCCATGGTGCCCCGGGCTACCAACAAGATGGTGAAATCGAAAAAGCGCATGGCTTGGCAGATATCAGGGCTTTCCTATCGCGACAATCTGGTGGCGGTCACCATTTCCGGGGGGCAGCTGGGCAAGCCCCTGAGGGTTTCCACCGATCCCCCCATGGCCATCAGGATCAAGAACCTCAGCCGGACCATCAAGGGCAGCAGCAGCACCGTCACCCGCCAGGTCAAGGATAAAAAAACCGGAAAAATGGTGGCTAAAAGCCGAAGGGTCTATTATACCGGAAAGGCCTATGCCAGCTTTGACGGCGAGGCGCTCAAGATAACCGGGAAATTGGCCCAGGGCTCCAGCAAAAGGTTCCTATTCGTGGCCAAGGATCCCCAGGGCCACTTTGCCCGTGTGTTTGCTGCTGTTCTGCAAGACAAGGGGATCACAGTCTCGGGACAAGGTTTGGCTCTAACCGACAAACCTTTGGCGCTGAAACAGCAAGCGGAACTGATCTATGCCAATTATTCGCCCCCGCTTTCCGAGATCATCAAGATCATCAATAAAAACAGCCACAACCTGTATGCCGAGGCCTTGCTTAACACCATCGGCTCCGAAATGGGCGGCGAAGGCAGCCGCCAGCAGGGCTCGCTTTCCGAGCGGGTGATCACCGAACAAATGGGGCTGGGGACCATCGATCTTTACGACGGCTGCGGACTTTCCCGGCTGAACACGGTCTCCCCCCAACAGGTGGTAAATTTGTTAAAGTTCATGTCCAACCAGCCCTATTGGGAGGATTTTTATAATTCTCTGGCCATTGGTGGAATTGACGGAACCCTGACCAGCCGGCTGGCCGGTCCCAAGGTCTCGGGCCGGGTCTACGCCAAGACCGGATCCATCGGCGGGGTTTCGGCCCTGTCCGGATACCTGACCGCCAAGAACGGAAAGATGTTCGCGTTTTCCATCATGGTCAACAATATCTACCGGGCTAAGCTGGCCCGCCGGATCGAGGACTATATTTGCCAGATGCTGGTGGAATACCTGGGATAA
- a CDS encoding DUF1749 domain-containing protein, which translates to MNIQCLRYQTRDHIELQGMLFFPEKKSQVVVLHVHGLSGNYYENRFIDKMACGYTSQNVAFMTFNNRGHDYISDLIKRNDNKIKFINGGGAYEIFEECIYDIDASISLLIRNGFKHIYLQGHSTGANKAVYYQSMRNEKKIKGLILLSPCDDIGIKISKYKNNYNRLIKAAKNIFTIDPAKFVVFKGTNLLTSAKTILSFYNIGSKNDVFHYRDADRELKELIAIKVPILVVLGEKDDYLLQGADNVKRSLAKSNVNDVSIVKNASHGFVNKENQLVKVIIKWLTQNNNPTGNV; encoded by the coding sequence ATGAATATCCAGTGTCTTCGTTATCAAACAAGGGATCATATTGAATTACAGGGCATGTTGTTTTTCCCGGAGAAAAAATCACAAGTCGTAGTTTTACATGTCCATGGTTTGTCAGGTAATTATTATGAAAATAGGTTTATTGACAAAATGGCCTGTGGTTATACAAGCCAGAATGTTGCTTTTATGACCTTTAACAATAGAGGGCATGACTATATTTCAGATCTAATAAAACGTAATGACAATAAGATAAAATTTATCAATGGTGGTGGGGCTTATGAAATATTTGAGGAGTGTATATATGATATTGATGCGAGCATATCATTATTGATTAGAAATGGTTTTAAACATATTTACTTGCAAGGTCATAGTACGGGTGCAAATAAAGCAGTATATTATCAATCTATGCGTAATGAAAAGAAAATCAAAGGGTTAATACTTCTTTCTCCTTGTGACGATATAGGTATAAAAATAAGTAAGTATAAAAATAATTATAACAGATTAATAAAAGCGGCTAAGAATATATTCACGATTGACCCCGCTAAATTTGTTGTATTTAAGGGAACAAATTTGCTTACAAGTGCTAAAACAATTTTGAGTTTCTATAATATTGGATCAAAGAACGATGTGTTTCATTATCGAGATGCCGATAGAGAGTTAAAAGAATTGATTGCTATTAAGGTGCCCATCCTGGTTGTGTTGGGTGAAAAAGATGACTATCTTTTACAAGGGGCCGATAATGTCAAGAGGTCGCTTGCTAAATCAAATGTTAACGATGTCTCAATTGTTAAAAATGCTTCACACGGATTTGTAAATAAAGAAAATCAATTGGTAAAAGTTATAATCAAATGGTTAACACAAAATAACAATCCTACGGGAAATGTGTAA
- a CDS encoding DUF3892 domain-containing protein produces the protein MAKWADYGISACRYNSEHTHIDRVKVHSDDGENFGSAIEYSRQEVISSIKAGKTFVTIPKNNEGNWKKGQPVIIVKINGKEYIKTVENNKEVDNLENLPEF, from the coding sequence ATGGCAAAGTGGGCCGATTATGGTATTTCCGCATGCAGATACAATTCTGAACACACTCATATTGACAGAGTTAAAGTACATTCCGACGATGGTGAAAACTTCGGATCCGCTATAGAATATTCCAGGCAAGAAGTAATATCCTCTATAAAAGCAGGTAAAACCTTTGTAACAATACCTAAAAACAATGAGGGTAATTGGAAAAAGGGTCAACCTGTCATAATTGTCAAAATAAACGGTAAAGAATATATCAAGACGGTAGAGAACAATAAGGAAGTTGATAACCTCGAAAATTTACCAGAATTTTAA
- the lysA gene encoding diaminopimelate decarboxylase, giving the protein MLHDIYKQNIKKHPIINRFNVNGNELVIGGIRVSDIVSKHGTPIYIYDYEKIAERVEALKKYLPYFDLYYSFKANPNLTVCNIIKNIGIGAEVSSIGELQAAKRIGYKGNRIIFNNPAKSIEEIEYSIDNGIFLLNVESLDELEVINAIAKKKNKKVNVSLRINTGTNKVEALEVMMGKNAKFGIKYFDIKDDIVSYSNVNIKGIHVYIASQILNKNTIINNFSEAVNVFKKLHRVNNINLEYIDFGGGFGIPYDNSDKELDLYYIGKKLGKIIDANRNQLLGGKLILELGRYIVGAAGIFVTSVKYIKENNIIVDGGINNFFRSKFLNINHPTYIVNKLNKPVVGKVNICGPLCTPLDTLSQNVKVPRINKTDLVGIFLAGAYGYSMSLLNFISFNHPAEVLIKEGKCYLIRRRGHSNDILKEQRIYNL; this is encoded by the coding sequence ATGTTACACGACATTTATAAACAAAATATTAAGAAACATCCAATTATTAATCGTTTTAATGTTAATGGAAATGAATTAGTCATAGGTGGCATAAGGGTTAGTGATATTGTATCAAAACATGGAACACCGATTTACATATATGATTATGAAAAGATAGCTGAAAGAGTTGAGGCATTAAAAAAATATTTACCTTATTTCGACTTATATTATTCTTTCAAAGCTAATCCCAATTTAACTGTATGCAATATTATTAAAAATATCGGTATTGGCGCTGAAGTATCATCGATTGGGGAATTACAGGCCGCTAAAAGGATAGGATACAAAGGTAATCGTATTATTTTTAATAATCCAGCTAAGAGTATAGAGGAAATTGAATATTCAATTGATAATGGCATTTTCTTGTTAAATGTTGAATCCCTTGACGAGCTTGAAGTTATCAATGCCATAGCAAAGAAGAAAAATAAAAAAGTCAATGTTTCTTTACGGATTAATACAGGCACTAACAAGGTAGAAGCCTTAGAAGTAATGATGGGGAAAAATGCAAAATTTGGCATAAAATATTTTGACATAAAGGACGATATTGTTTCTTATAGCAATGTAAACATAAAAGGGATCCATGTTTATATCGCAAGTCAAATACTCAATAAAAACACTATCATCAATAATTTTTCTGAAGCCGTGAATGTGTTTAAAAAATTACATCGCGTGAATAATATTAATCTTGAATATATTGATTTCGGCGGGGGTTTTGGTATCCCCTATGATAATAGCGACAAAGAATTAGATTTATATTATATTGGCAAGAAGTTGGGGAAAATAATCGATGCGAATCGGAACCAATTACTTGGAGGAAAACTTATATTGGAACTAGGAAGGTATATTGTTGGTGCCGCAGGAATATTTGTTACTAGTGTTAAATATATAAAGGAGAACAATATAATTGTTGATGGCGGAATTAATAATTTCTTTCGCTCTAAGTTTTTAAATATTAATCATCCGACATATATTGTTAATAAATTAAATAAACCAGTAGTTGGAAAAGTTAATATTTGTGGCCCACTCTGTACGCCATTGGACACGCTATCACAGAATGTTAAAGTACCACGCATAAATAAAACTGATCTCGTTGGTATTTTCCTTGCTGGTGCATATGGATATAGTATGAGTTTATTGAATTTTATCAGTTTCAATCATCCGGCAGAAGTATTGATAAAAGAGGGTAAATGTTATCTGATACGAAGGCGTGGCCATAGCAATGATATATTAAAAGAGCAAAGAATATATAATTTATAA
- a CDS encoding HNH endonuclease encodes MLYRQKAEVVEQSEHLVRSLCQKFIVPSVVRLNCYIKRPRQNVRLSKQNIVRRDNRTCQYCGTTQGSMTADHVIPKSQGGEDSWENLVCACMACNNKKGDLSLSQVKMNLLRKPKNPHYITFIQYHLGLPDQRWRPYLFLGNNR; translated from the coding sequence ATGCTTTACCGCCAGAAGGCCGAAGTGGTTGAACAAAGCGAACATTTGGTGCGCAGTCTGTGCCAGAAATTTATTGTGCCCAGCGTGGTCAGGCTTAACTGTTATATCAAGCGGCCCCGCCAGAATGTCAGGCTGAGCAAGCAGAACATCGTCCGCCGCGACAACCGCACCTGCCAATATTGCGGAACCACCCAGGGATCGATGACGGCCGATCACGTCATCCCCAAAAGTCAGGGAGGGGAAGACAGCTGGGAGAACCTGGTCTGCGCTTGTATGGCCTGCAACAATAAAAAGGGAGACCTCAGTTTAAGCCAGGTAAAGATGAACCTGCTGCGCAAACCAAAAAATCCCCATTATATCACTTTCATCCAATATCATCTGGGGCTGCCGGACCAGCGGTGGCGGCCCTATCTGTTTTTGGGCAACAACCGATAA